The genomic DNA GACTGAAGACAGAAGTTTTAGTCTGTAAAATGCTAAATGCTAAATTTCTGCAAGATGCTAAGTGTTGTTTGACAAATTTAAGTTCTGGAGGTGTCAAGTGAGTGATAGCGAAAAAAGACAGTTAGACGTTTTGTCGGTAGGAGACGTAGTTACTGATGCCTTTATCAAACTAATTGACGATAAGGCTTGGTCTTATAAAGACGAAAACGGAATGAAAGTGCTCGCTATGGAGTATGGCACTAAAACACCTTACGATCATGCTGAAGTTCTTGAGGGTGTCGGCAATGCCGCCAACGCCGCTGTTTCCTTTTCGCGGCTTGGGCTAGACTCAGGTTTGGTTAGTAATGTTGGTAGCGACTCTTGGGGTCGGGACATCATAAATGCGCTCCAGAAAAAGAAGGTAGACACCCGCTTTGTCCACGTCAATCACGGCAAGAAGAGTAACTATCACTATGTACTCTGGTACAAAGAAGAACGGACAATTCTGATAAAACACGAGCAATACTGATTATGATTGGCCACGTTTTCGAAAAAGTGATCTGCCAAAGTGGGTTTACTTCAGCTCGGTTAGCGATAATGCGCTGCCTTATCATGACGAAATCGCTGAGTGGCTTGAGGAAAACCCTTCTGTCAAATTTGCCTTTCAGCCTGGAACTTTCCAGATAAAAGCTGGTGCAGAGCGGCTGAAGGCGCTCTATAGGCGTGCGGAGATACTGTTCCTTAACCGTGAGGAGGCAGTAACTGTCGGTGGCGGTGACTATGATAATATGCATGACTTATTCGATAAACTACATGCTCTTGGCCCAAAGAACGTTGTTATAACAGATGGGCCGGCTGGTAGTTACGCCAGTGACGGTACTAATAGGTTTAAGATGATCAACTACCCAGACCCGGCACCACCATTTGAACGTACCGGAGCTGGCGATGCCTATGCTTCGACATTTGTGGCGGCACTGATAAAAGGCGCTGACTTACAAGGTGCCATGCTCTGGGCGCCGATTAACTCTATGAACGTTGTCCAGCACACTGGCGCTCAAGCCGGGTTGCTAACGACTAAGGAGATCGACTACTACCTACGAAATGCTCCAGCCAACTATCGTCCTGAAGTACTTTAGTTAGAAAATTCATATGAGCAGAATAATACGAGAACTCTATGTCGAACCCGAACAAGCTAAGCAGCTTCTAGCGAGGCTTGAGCAGCTCAGCGGCAATAATGGGATAGACATTGTTTTGGCTACCGAGTTAGCCTCGACTCTCAAGCAAACATTTATCGAGCTAAAACT from Candidatus Saccharibacteria bacterium includes the following:
- a CDS encoding carbohydrate kinase family protein, with protein sequence MSDSEKRQLDVLSVGDVVTDAFIKLIDDKAWSYKDENGMKVLAMEYGTKTPYDHAEVLEGVGNAANAAVSFSRLGLDSGLVSNVGSDSWGRDIINALQKKKVDTRFVHVNHGKKSNYHYVLWYKEERTILIKHEQY
- a CDS encoding carbohydrate kinase family protein, which produces MPKWVYFSSVSDNALPYHDEIAEWLEENPSVKFAFQPGTFQIKAGAERLKALYRRAEILFLNREEAVTVGGGDYDNMHDLFDKLHALGPKNVVITDGPAGSYASDGTNRFKMINYPDPAPPFERTGAGDAYASTFVAALIKGADLQGAMLWAPINSMNVVQHTGAQAGLLTTKEIDYYLRNAPANYRPEVL